AGAAAATGCAAATTTCTCTtcaaaattcaaagacaatttTATTACTCGGTCCtgagagcatctccagcagtctctccaaatttttgtctaatttttgtctgtttggagaatgaacagtgacatttagcttttagctacccactttttcaaatacactttccaacagactctctatcacattctctatctcatttaaatattatatcttcattcattctttattctttttttatcattatttattctttttatattcattaccaacaattatatttttcaatgaaaagtgtatttttacaacatttttcgcaatacttacacaagaatcacatcaaaatcttatgtgaaaagttattactagttctaatttgaacccaccactgaaattatatttttactcaccaatattagttaattacttaaaatttattgtgaaaatattacaataaaatttctaaatggttatttcttattcttttccttCCTTTCATCCACACgttcccttttatttatttattttttttctcttggtttttccTCCACCACACACGTATCCACTGTCTCCACctacccttctttttctttttctttttctagttcaTTCCGGATGACTTGTGTGTGTGGTAGCCTCCAGAACACTTCTCCCTCtctgtttcattttctttctttctctttctcttacacaaacacacaaatttCTCTCCCTCTATCTCACACAAATAAAttctctctcatacacacatAGATCACCGGCAGAGAAGTGGAGATTGGCGTTCTACACAGATCGGcgttctacattttttttttttttttggtttgattagttttattttattgcttagaTTTCATTAGGCTTATgagaaatattgtttttgtgtttcaaatctttggattgggttttgtgtttttgttttaattgtggTATGTTACcgttgagatagagaagcacCAGAGAGTGAAGAACGAAAGAGAAaggaatgagagagaaagaattatttttttattcaaccggGTATTATTTTAAGGGGAAATATTCTTTAGATGATGAACagtgattgctacagtgctctCCATACCTGGAGAGCTACTGTagcaactctaaaaaaaaatttggagttgCCGAGACTGTTGGAGTGCTTGTTTTGCGTGAATAGTGTCTGTTACTCTCCAAAATTTGGCTTTGCCGAgtctgttggagatgctctgatgtccttttcttttttccacgCGTGTAACTTTTTGACCTATGTAgatactctttttcttttttcttttttttgacgAAGTagatacttttattttatttttactttttgaagGAACTCGTACACGAATAATAGAGGTTATTGTACACGTTATAtgcatttaatttgaaaattagagagccgtttctcaaaaaaaaagaaaaaaaagaaaatgagagagccATGTGCTTTTATTTCGGTTAGTCAAAAACGGTGGCGTGAGGGCTGTGGGGGGGACATATTCATCACAATAATGTTAAACAACTTTCCGGGCAATCCACCCTATAAGGCTATAagtcaataaaaagatataaaaaatattaaatgggATTTTAACTTCGTAAAAACTATAGTCTCTTCAAATGTCTAGAATCTCTAGATGTCTTTGTTGCGTATCATTTTTTCTTGGATGAACTCTTTGGTTGAGTATCATGAAGGTTAATGGTGGACAAAAAGCTAtaaatattttggatttaagatAGAAATTTATCATAATCTAATTTAGGTATATGTGTGAAGTTGTTTCTCGGAATCCATAATATTCATAACTATCTAACCCATAGTagaattgtaaattttaaataaataaaaaaaatgaaaattcccAATTTTTATCAACTACTTGGAACcaattttttcttccatttctatcatttttcagagaaaataattaagaaaattttttttattaaaaaaaaaagtgaccaTCAAATTTTAGATCCACGATGATGTGATGGCTTGAAGATCACCGCCAAAGCCCCCATTGACTTTTGTGCCCTTAATAACAAAATGGTGGCTTGAAGATCATCATTGACGCCATTTTTGTCGTCTATGGGTGGATTGTGGTCCAAATAAAATGGCAacacttttttacaaaatgacAAGGAGAGAACATTGGAGTTCCGAAAACGAGATAAGTCATTGGGTGTGACATGGTGATGAGAGGCACATCCTTGACTGTGCTGCTCATCTAATGGTCCTATAAAATTTCTCACATGCCCCAAATGTgttgaaaaaaaagttaaatatgaCAGAACTTAACGGTTTAATTTTAGTCTAAACTTTAGGGGTCTAAATGtagaaactaaaaatttttagaCTAAATTATGAAACCACAAgaggtaaattgtaatttacctTAAACATTAACTATTAGTGtaacgcttttttttttttttttgactgaactACTAGTGTAACGCTAAACTTGTAAACCTAGCAATATTCATTCtaatttattagataaagaattGTATCGAAAATGTCTATTAAATTTacagaaaaaatatttttggataatAGAAGATGTACTGATCAAAGTGTATTTGAATAACCCCCCACAAGATTACCTAAGTGATAGGTTTATTGGTCTAGGGCATAACGTAAACTCAGAAATCTTAAGTTTAATCTACTATACTATCAATTCATGGAGTTTCAAGGGTATTTATGGGTAGAGAGTGGAATAGCCTGATCAAAGACTGAGACATTGCTTCCTTATattaaagatttattttttttgaacaacTCACTCTATTTATTCTAACCACCACACATGTATGAACTTGGATAAAATATTAgttattcctttttctttttccttttctggaggagagttatttgatttgtttaataaTAATGGGTAAGGTatttagaaaggaaaaaacttttaagtgctgaaaaaatgagtttgaatcGGAAACTTGTAGCTTTACTTATTAAACCTGAATCATACATTAACCTGGTTTAAGAGTCGGGTCACTAGTTCAACCAATGGATCGATCGTTGGTTGAATCACAATCTGTAAGGTcaaataaaaagacaaatataaataaaattttgatcaataaaattattttttatacataattttatactacaaaaatttgaaatttaaacatttaattgatgacatatcTATTGATCTTTggttttcttgaaattttgcaagcatgagagatataataagaacatgcaatctaattgttagattttaaaaattcatatccaataaagagatataaaaagagtttgaagggtttttctccaaactagttttACGAGaaacatttttcaattaataattagaattaagttttaaaaaactagttagctattataatataaaattaaggtTTCGCAAGTAACAAcatgaaacataaaataaaaggatgTCATAAAATTGCAGCAAATCTTCGCTAAATAAAACCCTGTTACATGTCTTAAAAACATacctatatatttaatttctaaattgacAAATGAACAAATTAATATCTTAGATTGCAGGGTGCAAAATTGTACTGACAAAAATAGGGGCAAAAACGCATAAAACAATAGGATAGGTAAATAAGAACATGACATTGCAATGcaatttactttcttttcttagtTTATGTGaattaatgttaattttttggaCCTTATTAATTTGTTGTCAGGAGAGAGCAAAGAGAATGATGAAATTTGCGGACTTGATTGACCAAAATGTAGAAGAATTAGCTGCCTTGGATACCATTGATGCCGGCAAATTGTTCAGTATGGGCAAGACCGTGGACATTCCACATGCAGCAAGTGTTATCCGCTACTATGCAGGTGCAGCAGATAAAATTCATGGAGAGGTACTGAAAATGTCAAATGCATTTCATGCCTACACTTTGCGCGAGCCAATTGGTGTGGCAGGACTCATTATTCCCTGGAACTTTCCCACCACCTTGTTCTTCTTGAAGGTTGGTCCGGCTTTAGCTGCTGGGTGCACTATGATCGTTAAGCCCGCTGAGCAAACTCCTCTCTCGGCACTCTATTATGCTCATCTTGCTAAGCTGGTAAGttgaaattgaatttgatgATTTATTTGCAGATGGTTAAAGATTAGTTATTTGGTACTGATAATTCtaggaaattgtgaatttaatctaTTAAACTCATGATCTTCTGCTCTAATGCCATGATAAATAACTACTTGTTTTAAAAGATTAATATGAtaggaaatagtgaatttaatctTACATTATTCATAATATGGCTCATATATGGTGGCCTCTTTTGGATTTTATGAGGTCCAACTGATATTGTTTTTCTTGTTAAAGGCTGGTATCCCTGATGGGGTGCTCAATATTATAACTGGATTTGGGGCAACGGCTGGTGCTGCCATTAGCTCTCATATGGACATTGATGCGGTAATTAATTTCCTGATTGTACTTCAATGTTTGTATTATTGGTTTGAATCTTTTAAGAAAATCCCGTGTCCACTTTGTTGCTTACTTTGCAAGATCTATATTGAATTCACTAGCTATAtgtttgcaattattttttcaGGTGAATTTCACTGGCTCCACAGAAGTAGGCCGCATAGTTATGAAGGCCGCAGCAGAAAGCAATTTGAAAGTGGTTTCACTTGAATTAGGAGGCAAGTCACCCCTCATAATTTTTGATGATGCTGATGTAGATATGGCTGCTCAGCTTGCTCTCATTGGGATCTTACATAATAAGGTGAAgtgttttcatttattttgttactcAGTCCTACAATGAATGTTCTATGGGGCTAACTCGATATAATTTGAAGTGTAAGATGACAGATTTAAGtgtattcttttatatttttaatattaattagattagtttatttcatactAATCAAACCAAGGTTAATTTGATGAATTAATAGAAACCAAACCAGgtttatttcatataaaaaatcaaatataaaagttCAAGCATAAATTGTtacaaagataaaataaattttatatctttCTTAAAAGGAGGTATgatgcaattttcaattttatattttgttgttaAGAGAGTGaaattgtttagtgtttacATATGTGTGAGATTAATTAGGTGACTAATGTTGACAATCTACTTAGTAGTATATtggtttataaaaattaaagtctcaaGCTGTTTAGGAAAATTAATCATCATTGATAATTTagcacaatttttattttcaaaatagttTAGAGTTTCAATTGGGTTGAGTTTCTGttggtttaaaattttggagGCTTGTTAGAGATGAGAAAAATAGTAaccaattttttagttttgttttgtttttactttaaaaaaaaagtataattatcttaaaatttgaaacctttTTATAATAAAGGGAGTGTGGCCTTTGTATAGTGGAGGGCGTCGGCCTTGGGCCTGGTAACTACACTACATCATAAGTCCGGTTTTTAACATCAAGATTGggacaaataatttttattaaaaaatgtagttttGATGACATTTTGTTTcccctaattttattttttgcagggAGAAATATGTGTGGCAAGTTCTCGTCTTTATGTTCAAGAAGGAATATATGAGAAACTTGTGGAGAAATTAGTAGAAAAGGCGAAAGCTTGGGTAGTTGGGGATCCTTTTGATCCCAAAGTTCAACACGGACCCCAGGTatgaaatgagagaaaaaaaaaaaaatgatttgtctTTTTGGTCTtgtgttacaacttacaaaagGGTTTTGGGGGCCAACAGCAATCAACAGAGATTATTTTATTCTAAAGGTGTGAATCCGAATAGATTTGTAAAtggaccaaaaaataaatagcaaTAGTCTTCTTAGTGGGTTTCCAATGAAAATGCTCATTTTTGACATGCAGGTCGATAAGCAGCAGTTTGAAAAAATTCTTACTTACATTGAGCATGGCAAGAAAGAAGGAGCCACCCTATTAACTGGGGGCAAGCCCTTGGGTGAGAAGGGATACTATATTGAACCTACAATTTTTGCTGAAGTCAAGGTATATATTTCACTTAATTTACAACATGCAACTGGGTATATATCTTGCTTTTtagtgtaattaaaaaaatttaagtgtttttttcccctcccaTCATCTATTGTTATTGATGACTTGAACAGGAAGATATGCTTATAGCAAAGGATGAAATATTTGGACCTGTTCTGGCACTTGCGAAGTTTAAGTGAGTACTAACTATCTTCAatctccttttcttctttctctaccCAAAACTTTACAAGAAAATGCCTTCATTTagcaatttataatttttcaaaagtaaTGGATAAAGTAAATGTATTACGGTATAATTGAACAAAATAGTGTTTTAATGGAACGTTACCCATTCAATTGGAAGAGCAAAGTTCTTTTTATTGAAGTTTGATTTCACATATTCCCTTGTAAACTAGTGTTGGTGATAGCAAGCACTTGACTTATTAATGATTCCATGATCAATTACAGAACAATTGATGAGGCAATTAAGAGGGCCAACAGTACTAGATATGGTCTAGCAGCAGGTATCGTGACCAAGGACTTAAATGTGGCTAACACGGTGTCAAGATCAATACGTGCTGGCACCATTTGGATCAATTGCTATTTTGCTTTCGATAATGACTGCCCAATTGGTGGCTATAAAATGAGTGGTTTTGGAAGAGATTTTGGACTTGAAGCACTTCACAAGTATCTTCAAGTTAAGTCGGTTGTTACTCCCCTGTATAATTCTCCTTGGCTTTGAATATGATATCCTTTCTTTGGAATGGCAAATGCGTGTAATGATGTGTGCAATAAATTTCGAAGTCGCTGTGCAGTGCTGTACCATGTGTGGCATCATGGACTGCAAGTTTATGTTCCATAAGATTATTGAGGATAttaacgctctgtttgttttgatgtaaaatattttcaagaaaatattttcatattttactgTATTTGTTTTAAGGTAAAACATTTGGTCaacagtaaaatattttcagtcaacTAAAATAACTAAggcaaaaatttgtaaaatattttacacttgaaatgttggtaaaatattttacatttgcaCTCTCTCAGTCCACCCAACACGTCtgcctctctctccctctcatgcTATCTCAGTTTTGTACCCATAACCCAGTCCACCATTGATCCTTCTCTCCCACTGGCTCCACCCTCTTCAACACCACCTATAATCGGCTCTACCTTTCGCCGGCGCTACCCAACATCGGCTCAACCCTTTGCCAGTGCCACCCATCACCGGCTTCACCTGAGTTCTTGTTATTCTTAAACGTTCATCGGCTCCACCGATTCTTGGCCACCTCCACGGTCGTTTACTCATccataggttttattttttatttttttttgccgTGTGGTTTGGAGATCTGGGTTTGGATGGTTTATCGGTCATGGGTGGCTGGGTTTCAGGGTGGCGGTAGATGGTTGGGATGGAGACGTGGGTCGACTTTGATGGTAGATGGCAGTTCCGTTTCGTCTTTGCAGGTTGTTTCTACAGTGATTGGTGGCCGAGCCCTCCGATTTGAGTTTTTGGCTAggtgggtttttgggttttcaatatGGGTTTGTGAATTTATTTTGACTTTCTTTTGGGTGGTTATGGAGTGGTTTGGTCAGATTTGTGGTTTAATGCTCATATGTTGTGGATTGTTGGTGGTTTGTGCTCAGATTTGTGGTTTAACAGTCGGATTTTTAGGTGGTGGCtgtcttttttctcttccagatttggtttttggggtggttggtggtggtttCATGGTTTATGTTCATTTGGGGGTGGTTGTTGGTGGTTTTTGCTTATAAGGGGTGGCTGGTGGTGGCTTgcattttcaaatattttctcattccaaacatttgaaaatattttacgataaaatattttacagtaaaatttttacctgtaaaatattttacatttgaaaatattttacatcaaaacaaacaaagcgtaATACatttgaggaaaaaagaaaagcaaaagaaagatGATATTAATAAAGTAATATCTTTTGCGTGACATCTGGGAAATGGGAATTGTCTCAGCTCAGCTTCTTAAATGGACAATTAAtctttttgtgattttgtgtACGGCAATTTTGGCTTatatctcttctttttctatctttctcCATTCATGAtgtctaattttttgttttgtctaattttttttattgttaggaCAAGATATCAATTAGCTagttttttatatgaaaaagaaaatgatatttcaacaaaaaaaaaaaaaaatgatattaataaaattagtcTCATTCTTGCATCTATTGTGTACCATTTATAAACATGCTTACTTGCATCATCTCCGTATTGATTTCTCATTCTAAGAGCATCCAGACCAATCAATGCAAAAAagctgtattttttttttttaatcaattttcatctctctctctctctctcatacccAACACTAAACCTCCATCATTGTGGTGATGGTTTTTCGGAGTCTTTTTGGCTAAATATTGCTCAAATTAGAGAAAGCAAAGTTTTTTATTTCCCTGTGTTAGGTCCTCCATTCTAAAAGCGATAGAACCCACTATGCTTTAGAGAAGAAGTGTTGGTATAACAACCAACCACTAGACTACAACTCAACTTATGGCTAGTATTGTAAGATAAAATCATATATTCTTAAAAACtttaaatactttttaaaaaattataatttttttaaaaggaaagtTTTGCGACAAGAATGTtggatttgaactttgaacatCTTTGTTGTAAAAAGTTTTAGTTAACatatatatcaataaaataaataaataaattagtttttttaatttatttttagtctAGTTAATAAATTTCTagatttttattgtaattagtattctctcaaaataaattttttttttttggaaaattgaaattatttgtttgtttatgcaATTACTCCATGtacttaaaggattaaatatattatctttttataataaaaaaaacctcatGTAATATGGttgaaattatataaataaaggttttaaaaatttatttcatttttttgtttttaattaatattaaatctTGATTTGAGCTCAAAACCTTAAACATATTTCTTTCACATTTCTTAAAACaactattttttaatcatttctcACAATTAGCATTTACAACAAATAAAGTTATCAATGAATCATATAGAATGAATACAAAACTAACccaacttttcttttctcccttaaacttcaaaaaccaaaatcaccTACCCATACAGGAAttccaataaaaattataagatgtgaaaaaaataaaagaaataaagagaatgaactacataaaaaattagGGATTTCTCTCAAGAAAGAGAATGAACTATATAAAAAATCAGAGATTTCTCTCAAGAAAGAGAATGAACtacatgtattttaattttctgtattttttttaataatttatgatttttatgtagttcgttctcttctctctttctttcacttcttttaatttttattggaaTTCTTGTATAGGTATGTAATTTTTGTCTTtgaaataaagacaaaaaaaaaaagttggccattgataactttattttatttaaatgctaaTTACgagaaaggattagaaaataGCTTATCTAAAGAACTGTAAAATAGATATGTTCAAGGTTTTGAAGTGAAATGAagatttaatattaaataaatacaaaaaatgaaataaatttgtaaaaccTTATTTAAAAAGTAccctctaaaatttaaataattttcaaacataagttttttttttttttttaagataatataGTTAATCCTTTATATACATAGCATAATtgcataaacaaacaaataatttcaaattttgaaatatatatatatataattttttttttgagcgaagactaattacaataaaaatctaaaaaattaattagaataaaaattaaaatgaaaatttatttattttatttataaatgttGTAAGGGCACGTTTTGCTCCACAGCCCAAAGATGGATGGACAATGGCTCAatgagcccaaaacaatgaatttgttagagagtgggcttgagaCTGAATGTTCAATGAGTTAGGAATATATTGATCACAATAGGTTAGCTATTAGTGtaataaacaaacaatttgaacaaaaaaaactcTCCTCGGTCAAGTCCGAGGAAGatatgttcttatatatttttctttaacttatACAAAAATTACAGTTCTTGGCTACACAATGATGTTTCTCTGGTTTTTCTTATGATCCCCTCTATAAGGGAGTTCAtcccttttatatttctttcctttttttcatcttagccctccacgtgtagatcaGACTATCAATCTTCTTgatacttatcccatcagcaccttcctaaaATCTTTGGGGGTAGCTGTAAggtaaaagttactgttcaggtatcacttccacattaatgtggccagggGTTAaatgcagagcattcaatgcggtggtagcagcttttttCTCAGATATTTCTCAATTCTCTTTTGTCTTATATCTTTCTGACGCTTATCCGTCCAAGCACGATTGCTTGCTACCCAGTACTTGAAGGGTAGTCAGACTTTAGGTCTCTGCATTGTTGGCTGACGTGGTATTGCTCCTCAGACAACATGACCTCTCACCATGACCTGATCTCTTCCTCGGCCCAATATCTATCTGTCTTCATTTGTACTGGTCTGTCCTCGGGCTATTTGATGTTCTCGGGCGTAGCTCACAACTCAATATTCTCATCTAGGCCCTTcatccccacaatagccccacAAAACCCTGCTCTTTCTCTCCTCGGGGAAAAGTGTGATTTCAATTTTAGGCAGCCATACTTCCCACACACATATGTT
This DNA window, taken from Quercus robur chromosome 2, dhQueRobu3.1, whole genome shotgun sequence, encodes the following:
- the LOC126715252 gene encoding aldehyde dehydrogenase family 2 member C4-like, translating into MPIYNVLLAAVAPKELYYFTDDEKGEKKKMGSHSNDGLESFVKIPTIKFTKLFINGEFVDSISGKTFETIDPRTGEVIARIAEGDKEDVDLAVKAARHAFDDGQWPRLSGAERAKRMMKFADLIDQNVEELAALDTIDAGKLFSMGKTVDIPHAASVIRYYAGAADKIHGEVLKMSNAFHAYTLREPIGVAGLIIPWNFPTTLFFLKVGPALAAGCTMIVKPAEQTPLSALYYAHLAKLAGIPDGVLNIITGFGATAGAAISSHMDIDAVNFTGSTEVGRIVMKAAAESNLKVVSLELGGKSPLIIFDDADVDMAAQLALIGILHNKGEICVASSRLYVQEGIYEKLVEKLVEKAKAWVVGDPFDPKVQHGPQVDKQQFEKILTYIEHGKKEGATLLTGGKPLGEKGYYIEPTIFAEVKEDMLIAKDEIFGPVLALAKFKTIDEAIKRANSTRYGLAAGIVTKDLNVANTVSRSIRAGTIWINCYFAFDNDCPIGGYKMSGFGRDFGLEALHKYLQVKSVVTPLYNSPWL